A window of Acidimicrobiales bacterium contains these coding sequences:
- a CDS encoding RDD family protein yields MGDGGPHVIEPVPGNQYPDLLWRRVGAGIIDAGIVVVVAVVAALVFGAIDFLPSIIALLYSLGALVWWQGRTGASPGKSLVGLRVVDATGQPCGTGKAATRWVLWIVDGFPYCVPLVAFFMVFTNADQRRVGDRVAGTWVIDRHQVGRRPLAGAAAGELLAGPDPAWDDLRQAYVRTDPSTGRREVFDETTTAWSPIDE; encoded by the coding sequence ATGGGCGACGGAGGTCCCCACGTGATCGAGCCCGTCCCCGGCAACCAGTACCCCGACCTGCTGTGGCGCCGTGTCGGCGCCGGCATCATCGACGCGGGCATCGTCGTCGTCGTCGCCGTCGTCGCCGCCCTGGTGTTCGGGGCGATCGACTTCCTGCCGTCGATCATCGCCCTCCTCTACTCCCTCGGCGCGCTCGTCTGGTGGCAAGGCCGCACCGGGGCGTCGCCCGGCAAGTCGCTCGTGGGACTGCGGGTGGTCGACGCCACCGGCCAGCCGTGCGGGACCGGCAAGGCCGCCACCCGCTGGGTGCTCTGGATCGTCGACGGGTTCCCCTACTGCGTCCCCCTCGTGGCCTTCTTCATGGTCTTCACCAACGCCGACCAGCGCCGCGTCGGCGACCGGGTGGCCGGCACCTGGGTGATCGACCGCCACCAGGTGGGCCGGCGGCCGCTGGCCGGCGCTGCCGCCGGAGAGCTGCTCGCCGGGCCCGATCCCGCGTGGGACGACCTGCGTCAGGCCTACGTGCGCACCGACCCGTCGACGGGCCGGCGCGAGGTCTTCGACGAGACCACCACCGCCTGGTCGCCGATCGACGAGTGA
- a CDS encoding RDD family protein, which yields MDAYPPGAPADPTDVAWRRVGAAAVDVGIGAVIALVLFVALSEDTFGFDARSGSVVVEQELRGAGLVLFYGAVAAYDLGVFVLQRGLTGRTLGTMALGLATVGADGQPLGAPRALLRSAAGIVDYLPCCVPAVGVATMFTTTGHRRVGDMAASSFVVDARWAGSPVPGDGPPPARPWTPPWTPPTAAPSAAAPVAPPTAPPTAPVPQWDAGRQAYVAWDPQRRQWLQFDQRAQRWTEYDPVMGGWRPVGGGPTP from the coding sequence ATGGACGCCTACCCGCCGGGGGCCCCGGCGGACCCCACCGACGTGGCGTGGCGCCGGGTCGGCGCGGCCGCCGTCGACGTGGGCATCGGCGCGGTGATCGCGCTGGTGCTCTTCGTGGCGCTCTCGGAGGACACGTTCGGGTTCGACGCCCGGTCGGGCTCGGTCGTGGTCGAGCAGGAGCTCCGCGGCGCGGGCCTGGTGCTCTTCTACGGGGCGGTGGCCGCCTACGACCTCGGGGTGTTCGTCCTCCAGCGCGGCCTGACGGGACGGACGCTGGGGACGATGGCGCTCGGCCTGGCGACCGTCGGCGCCGACGGGCAGCCCCTCGGCGCCCCGAGAGCGCTGCTGCGCAGTGCCGCGGGGATCGTCGACTACCTGCCCTGCTGCGTCCCGGCGGTCGGGGTGGCGACGATGTTCACCACCACGGGGCACCGACGGGTGGGCGACATGGCGGCGTCGAGCTTCGTGGTCGACGCCCGCTGGGCCGGTTCGCCGGTCCCGGGCGACGGGCCCCCGCCGGCGCGGCCGTGGACGCCTCCGTGGACGCCCCCGACCGCGGCCCCCTCCGCCGCCGCGCCGGTTGCGCCGCCCACCGCGCCGCCCACCGCGCCGGTCCCGCAGTGGGACGCCGGCCGTCAGGCCTACGTGGCGTGGGATCCGCAGCGACGCCAGTGGCTCCAGTTCGACCAGCGGGCGCAGCGGTGGACCGAATACGATCCCGTCATGGGCGGGTGGCGACCTGTCGGCGGGGGGCCCACACCGTGA
- a CDS encoding RDD family protein — protein sequence MTAAPVGAATTGAPLSPIAPGNEPDPTDVLGRRYAAFVLDGLLTALLTAVAILAVGGLTRRDGVLAPGQLGGAIDLGWNDRTYSVEGAGEVVLYLVPLAYVLVCAVLAQGLTGATPGKAAFGIRVVDSRGGGPGIGRALVRTLLLPVDMIGCGLPLVGPITSSASRGHRRVGDMVGQTFVVDRAATGRPIVVTPSPAAVGAAAVPPAGVAAPSAVEPHPQAPPPQPRWDAARGAWVLWDPNRSRWLVHDPAVGLWREL from the coding sequence GTGACCGCGGCACCCGTGGGGGCCGCGACGACCGGCGCACCGCTCTCACCGATCGCGCCGGGGAACGAGCCCGACCCGACCGACGTGCTCGGTCGGCGCTACGCGGCCTTCGTGCTCGACGGCCTGCTGACGGCCCTGCTCACCGCCGTCGCGATCCTCGCCGTCGGCGGGCTGACCCGACGTGACGGTGTGCTCGCTCCCGGGCAGCTGGGCGGGGCGATCGACCTGGGGTGGAACGACCGCACCTACTCGGTCGAGGGGGCGGGCGAGGTCGTGCTGTACCTCGTCCCCCTCGCCTACGTCCTCGTGTGCGCGGTGCTGGCCCAGGGCCTGACGGGGGCGACGCCCGGCAAGGCCGCCTTCGGCATCCGGGTGGTCGACTCCCGCGGAGGGGGCCCGGGCATCGGTCGAGCGCTGGTGCGGACCCTGTTGCTCCCGGTCGACATGATCGGCTGCGGGCTCCCGCTCGTCGGGCCGATCACCTCGTCGGCGAGTCGCGGCCACCGTCGGGTGGGCGACATGGTGGGGCAGACCTTCGTGGTCGACCGGGCCGCGACGGGCCGACCGATCGTCGTCACCCCTTCGCCCGCCGCGGTGGGGGCCGCCGCGGTCCCGCCCGCCGGGGTGGCTGCGCCCTCGGCCGTGGAGCCCCACCCACAGGCCCCGCCGCCGCAACCCCGGTGGGACGCCGCACGCGGTGCCTGGGTCCTCTGGGACCCGAACCGGTCGCGGTGGCTGGTGCACGACCCGGCCGTCGGGCTGTGGCGCGAGCTGTGA